In Carbonactinospora thermoautotrophica, the genomic stretch CTGGTCGTCCTGTTCGTGGTGTACCCGCTGCTGCTCGCCACGGTCGCCCGGGTCAACCCGCTGCGCTTCTTCGCCGCCGCCTGGCCCGCCCTCGAGCTGGCCTTCGTGTCCCGGTCCTCGGTCGGCACCATGCCGCTGACCCAGCGCGTGGTCACCGAGCGGCTCGGCGTGCCGGGCGAGTACGCGTCGTTCGCGGTGCCGTTCGGGGCCACCACCAAGATGGACGGCTGCGCCGCGGTCTACCCGGCCCTGGCCGCCATCTTCGTAGCCCAGGTCTTCAACGTGCCGCTGGGCATCCAGGACTACCTGCTCATCGCCTTCGTGTCGGTAGTCGGCTCGGCCGCGACCGCGGGTCTGACCGGCGCGATCGTCATGCTCACCCTCACCCTGAGTACGCTCGGGCTGCCGCTGCAGGGCGCGGGCCTGCTGCTGGCGATCGACCCGATCCTGGACATGATCCGTACCGCCACCAACGTGGCCGGGCAGGCGGTCGTCCCGGTCCTGGTCGCCGCGCGCCAGGGCATCCTCGACCGGACCGCCTACGGCACTCCGGCCAAGCCGTCGGCCGGCGAGCGCGAGCCGGAACTGGTGGCCGGCTGACCCCCTCCGGATCGTCATCATCAGCTTCCGGGGTGGGTGGCGGGCCGTGCGGGCGGTTTCTCTCGGGTCACCGGGTTGCGGGGGCATGGGTTGAGTCGGTGGCGCGGGAGTCCGGGCCCGCACGGCCCGCCGGCTTGGGGTGGCCGCCCGGCGTCGAGGGATTCAGCGCGAACGCCGGGCGGCCTGGCCCGGCCGGCGGGGCACGGGACGGTGTACCGGCCGGGCCGTGCGGGGGCCGTCCCCGCCCCGGGGAGGCGGCGGGGGTCGGGGCGGCCCAGGGGCGTGGTCTAGCGGGGCAGCCAGCCCAGGGCGTACAACAGGCCGGGCAACGCGAGCAGGGCCAGGCCGACCAGCAGGATCAGCGTGACCTCGGCCTCACGACTGAGCCGGCGCATCAGGCACCTTCCCCTGGTACAGGAACGCGATCTCGCTCGGGGTCAGCGGCAGCGAGCACGGCCCACACGGGTTGCCGTTCACCGTGCCCGTACCGTGGCAGGTGGCGCACGCGGGATCGACCACGGCACGCGGCTCGCTCACCCCTGCCACCCCCACTGCCGGGCGTGGGCCTCCACGCTGGCCCGGATCTGCGGGTGGGTGTCGAGCAGGCTCACCACCAGGCCGGCCAGCAGGCCGGTCCACTGCTGGTAGGCGCGCAGGTCACCGAGGGTCGGGTTGGGGATGTGCGCGCTGGCCCGGACCCGCTGCAGGTACTCCTCCAGCGTGGGCTGGCCGGTGGGCGGGGTCGGGTAGTGGGCCGCCCGGCCGTTGAGGCTCGGCTCCGGAGGGATGGTCATCGCGCCTCCCCTCGGCGCGGGGCGAGGATCCTGGCCGGCAGCGGGGTGCCGCCCGGGACCAAGCGGATCAGGACGGGCGGCTGGGCCGGCTGGGCGCGCTGTGACGCGCATAGCACACGCTCAAGGGTCTCTCGGCTGGGCCGAGGCATGTGTCACCTCCTGAGGTTGGTCTACGTGGGCCAACCGAATTCGGCCCACACGGTGGTTGCCTCCACGGTCAGGTCGTGGCCGATGCGGTCGGCGAGCATGGCCACGATGGCCAGGCCACGCCCGCTCTCCTCTTCACCCGCGCGCACCACCTGGGGAGCGCCGGGGCCGCCCTGGTCGGCGACCTCCACGCGCACCCATCCAGGCTTGAGGAGCACGCGGAGGGTGAAGGAGCCGTCGCCACCGCTGCGGGTGTGCCGCAGCGCGTTGCCGACCAGCTCCGAGACGACGAGTTCGACGTCGTCGACCCGTGGGCAGTCGGCAAGCAGCTCGCGGACGTAGTGGCGTGCTACGGACGCCATGGCAGGGATGCCGGGAAGCGTTACGTTGTGTTCCACGGCACACCTCCATGGCAGCACGGAGCGACGTCCCCGTTACGAGGAGTCACAAGCTGTACGTACAGCTTGAAGCTGTGCGTACAGCTTGTCAACATCTTCAGGGGAGCGTCATTCGGAGGTGGTCGTCATCGTGGGCAAGGCCGACCCGCGCCCCGCGTATCTGCGTATCGCCGACGACCTCCGCTCCCGCATCGTGGACGGCACACTCCCACCCGGCACGCGGCTGCCGTCTCGCGCCCAGCTCGCCCGTGAGTACGGTGTCGCCGAAAGCGTCGCTCTGGAGGCGATGCGCCTACTCGTCTCCGAGGGTTTCGTCGAGACGCGGCCTGGATCCGGCAGCTACGTGCGCCGCCGCCCGCA encodes the following:
- a CDS encoding ATP-binding protein, with translation MEHNVTLPGIPAMASVARHYVRELLADCPRVDDVELVVSELVGNALRHTRSGGDGSFTLRVLLKPGWVRVEVADQGGPGAPQVVRAGEEESGRGLAIVAMLADRIGHDLTVEATTVWAEFGWPT